A single Cellulomonas sp. SLBN-39 DNA region contains:
- a CDS encoding AAA family ATPase: MRLAIVGAYGAGKTTLARALHRATGRPVAPVGPMADPEPGRPLPLARCTLAQVFQLALRRHDERARHEHALGDALVSDGSLLHEWVYLQVLARWPDPPAAPPDDPAHAACVAHLADHATAETTQVLGDRYDLVVHLAPERPLPPGAPITTAFQHALDGATRAALTRADVAVVHARGTLTARVRTVLDAVDGRLAA; encoded by the coding sequence GTGCGCCTCGCGATCGTCGGCGCCTACGGCGCCGGCAAGACCACGCTCGCCCGCGCCCTGCACCGTGCCACCGGCCGCCCGGTCGCCCCCGTCGGCCCGATGGCCGACCCCGAGCCCGGCCGGCCCCTGCCCCTGGCACGGTGCACCCTCGCGCAGGTCTTCCAGCTCGCCCTGCGCCGCCACGACGAGCGCGCCCGGCACGAGCACGCGCTCGGCGACGCCCTGGTGTCCGACGGGTCGCTGCTGCACGAGTGGGTCTACCTGCAGGTCCTCGCGCGGTGGCCCGACCCGCCCGCAGCACCGCCCGACGACCCCGCCCACGCCGCCTGCGTCGCGCACCTGGCCGACCACGCGACCGCCGAGACGACCCAGGTGCTGGGGGACAGGTACGACCTCGTCGTCCACCTCGCCCCCGAACGCCCCCTGCCACCCGGCGCACCCATCACCACAGCGTTCCAGCACGCCCTCGACGGCGCCACCCGCGCCGCCCTCACCCGGGCCGACGTCGCCGTCGTCCACGCGCGCGGCACCCTCACCGCCCGCGTGCGGACCGTCCTCGACGCCGTCGACGGCAGGCTTGCCGCCTGA
- a CDS encoding phosphopantetheine-binding protein, with amino-acid sequence MSTSEALPARPTTPDLPDEATIARAITRDIPEVPHDTSLDAPFDDVDIDSLVLAEAAVVATRLYGVLVHDWELHQARTLRGAGALVRDRIAAAAA; translated from the coding sequence ATGTCGACGTCCGAGGCCCTGCCCGCACGACCCACCACGCCCGACCTGCCCGACGAGGCCACGATCGCCCGCGCCATCACCCGGGACATCCCCGAGGTCCCGCACGACACCAGCCTCGACGCGCCCTTCGACGACGTCGACATCGACTCCCTCGTCCTGGCCGAGGCCGCCGTCGTCGCCACCCGCCTCTACGGGGTCCTCGTGCACGACTGGGAGCTGCACCAGGCCCGGACCCTGCGCGGCGCCGGCGCCCTCGTCCGGGACCGCATCGCCGCCGCGGCCGCCTGA
- a CDS encoding MBL fold metallo-hydrolase, with product MTTTYLPDGYVQLEPARWFSLPDPGPVADHPELLDAQGYLVASVGVLLLEGPGWRLLVDAGLGPAHVPASATHASLGAMVGGGLVDHAGQIGAVDAVVVTHAHDDHVGWARAGWPGFGGVARVPHLVGAGERAPSGWGVLRDGDEVVPGVRVLATPGHTYGHVSLVVDGGSGRLLVVGDVLHSPVQVPHPGLGSCFDVDPGESARSRARVLAELAVPGTVGAVTHFADVPFGTVRAGRWVPLPDGD from the coding sequence GTGACGACCACCTACCTGCCGGACGGGTACGTCCAGCTCGAGCCCGCCCGGTGGTTCTCGCTGCCCGACCCCGGCCCCGTGGCCGACCACCCCGAGCTCCTCGACGCGCAGGGGTACCTCGTCGCGTCCGTCGGGGTGCTGCTCCTGGAGGGACCGGGGTGGCGCCTGCTCGTCGACGCGGGCCTCGGCCCCGCGCACGTGCCCGCGAGCGCGACGCACGCCTCGTTGGGGGCGATGGTCGGCGGCGGTCTGGTGGATCACGCCGGGCAGATCGGTGCGGTGGACGCGGTCGTGGTGACCCACGCCCACGACGACCACGTGGGGTGGGCGCGGGCGGGCTGGCCGGGGTTCGGCGGGGTCGCGCGGGTGCCGCACCTGGTGGGTGCGGGGGAACGTGCGCCGTCCGGGTGGGGCGTGCTGCGCGACGGTGACGAGGTGGTGCCGGGGGTGCGGGTGCTGGCGACGCCGGGGCACACCTACGGGCACGTGTCGTTGGTCGTGGACGGCGGGTCGGGGCGTCTGCTGGTGGTGGGGGACGTGCTGCACAGCCCGGTGCAGGTGCCGCACCCGGGGCTGGGGTCGTGCTTCGACGTCGACCCGGGGGAGTCGGCGCGGTCCCGGGCGCGGGTCCTGGCCGAGCTGGCCGTGCCGGGGACGGTCGGGGCGGTGACCCACTTCGCGGACGTGCCGTTCGGTACGGTGCGGGCCGGCCGGTGGGTGCCCCTGCCGGACGGGGACTGA
- a CDS encoding thioesterase II family protein produces the protein MGVEVVGRCGAPGGVRLHCFPHAGGSAAAFRRWVGAFGEVPVVVASCGGDDGSPASVGVLVDRWRAGTADRSGVYYGHSLGALVAFEAAVVAFEEGDVRQVPSAVVLGAPPAPGRRVPVSALGPVVGPGGVRRRSWERDLVRGLERVRRYRPSQGRLPVPVLVLRGALDDVVGEEEARAWVGRGGPGSAWHPVERAGHLFHLVPGEDVRAVVQGALTAARGAVAA, from the coding sequence ATGGGCGTGGAGGTCGTGGGTCGGTGCGGTGCGCCGGGCGGTGTCCGGCTGCACTGCTTCCCGCACGCGGGCGGGAGTGCTGCGGCGTTCCGTCGGTGGGTCGGGGCGTTCGGCGAGGTGCCGGTGGTCGTGGCGTCGTGCGGCGGGGACGACGGGTCGCCGGCGTCGGTGGGGGTGCTGGTGGACCGGTGGCGTGCGGGGACGGCGGACCGGTCGGGGGTGTACTACGGGCACAGCCTGGGGGCGCTGGTGGCGTTCGAGGCCGCGGTCGTGGCGTTCGAGGAGGGCGACGTGCGGCAGGTGCCGTCGGCGGTCGTCCTCGGCGCCCCGCCGGCGCCGGGTCGGCGGGTGCCGGTCTCGGCGCTGGGGCCGGTGGTGGGTCCGGGCGGGGTGCGGCGGCGCTCGTGGGAGCGTGACCTCGTGCGTGGGCTGGAGCGTGTGCGTCGGTACCGGCCGTCGCAGGGTCGCCTGCCGGTGCCGGTGCTCGTGCTGCGGGGTGCCCTGGACGACGTGGTCGGCGAGGAGGAGGCGCGGGCGTGGGTCGGGCGCGGGGGTCCGGGGTCGGCGTGGCACCCGGTGGAGCGTGCCGGTCACCTGTTCCACCTGGTGCCGGGCGAGGACGTGCGTGCCGTGGTGCAGGGCGCGCTGACGGCGGCGCGTGGGGCGGTGGCCGCGTGA
- a CDS encoding MFS transporter — MSSTPAPQPVRRGTVVLVVLLAAQFMFALDFSIVTVALPAIGADLGMGPGELTWIVTLFALSAAGLMLLMGRVGDYYGRKKLFLGGMALLTLGSLVGGLAQSAEVVYVARVMQGVATAITTPSALALLTTSFPEGPARNRALGLNGALLSLGFAIGSVLGGVLTELFGWRFTFFINVPVGLAVLAVAPFVIRNSSEPTRQRLDVPGALTLSGTLLSLVLGLTWAGEHGWTDPTTLGLLAGAALLAAAFWVVETRSPHPLAAVAILRRRSVALGNLAGLATFSMESGKVFLLTIYLQQVLGASALQTGVAFTVLGAGAFTGGMVAPRVLNRVGARSTLVVGLTTQALAAVALLALGQGFVAGYALILVATAIGGFGHVLVIVSYTVAVTSGLPDEEQGLATGLTAMTQQVAFTLGTPVLAAVAIAAGVSATASAQENLAGVQTGLGVSAVVLLVVSGLVAVFYRTPRPVGPTGADAAVPAVVGQQEQEPVR; from the coding sequence ATGTCCTCGACCCCCGCCCCGCAGCCCGTCCGACGCGGCACCGTCGTCCTGGTGGTGCTCCTCGCCGCGCAGTTCATGTTCGCCCTCGACTTCTCCATCGTGACGGTGGCCCTGCCGGCCATCGGCGCGGACCTCGGCATGGGACCGGGGGAGCTGACGTGGATCGTCACGCTCTTCGCGCTGTCGGCCGCCGGGCTGATGCTCCTCATGGGGCGCGTCGGCGACTACTACGGTCGCAAGAAGCTGTTCCTCGGCGGGATGGCCCTGCTGACCCTCGGGTCGTTGGTGGGCGGTCTCGCGCAGAGCGCGGAGGTCGTGTACGTCGCCCGGGTCATGCAGGGCGTCGCGACCGCGATCACGACGCCGTCCGCGCTGGCGCTGCTGACGACGTCGTTCCCCGAGGGCCCGGCGCGCAACCGGGCGCTGGGCCTCAACGGTGCCCTGCTGTCCCTCGGCTTCGCGATCGGGTCGGTCCTCGGCGGCGTCCTCACCGAGCTGTTCGGGTGGCGCTTCACGTTCTTCATCAACGTCCCCGTGGGCCTGGCGGTGCTGGCCGTCGCACCGTTCGTGATCCGCAACTCCTCGGAGCCGACGCGTCAGCGTCTCGACGTCCCGGGGGCGCTGACCCTGTCGGGGACGCTGCTGAGCCTGGTCCTGGGCCTGACGTGGGCGGGGGAGCACGGGTGGACCGACCCGACGACCCTCGGCCTCCTGGCCGGTGCTGCCCTGCTGGCGGCGGCGTTCTGGGTCGTGGAGACCCGGTCCCCGCACCCGCTGGCCGCGGTCGCGATCCTGCGGCGCAGGTCCGTGGCGCTGGGCAACCTCGCCGGGCTGGCGACGTTCTCGATGGAGAGCGGCAAGGTCTTCCTCCTGACGATCTACCTGCAGCAGGTCCTCGGCGCGTCGGCGCTGCAGACCGGCGTCGCGTTCACCGTCCTGGGCGCCGGGGCGTTCACCGGGGGGATGGTCGCCCCGCGGGTCCTCAACCGTGTCGGGGCCCGCAGCACCCTGGTCGTGGGCCTGACCACGCAGGCGCTGGCCGCGGTCGCGCTGCTGGCCCTCGGGCAGGGCTTCGTCGCCGGGTACGCGCTGATCCTCGTCGCGACAGCGATCGGCGGGTTCGGCCACGTCCTGGTCATCGTGTCCTACACGGTCGCCGTCACGTCGGGCCTGCCCGACGAGGAGCAGGGCCTGGCGACGGGCCTGACGGCCATGACCCAGCAGGTCGCGTTCACCCTCGGCACACCGGTCCTGGCCGCCGTCGCCATCGCCGCCGGGGTCTCGGCGACCGCGAGCGCGCAGGAGAACCTCGCCGGTGTGCAGACGGGGCTGGGCGTCAGCGCCGTCGTCCTGCTGGTGGTGTCCGGGCTGGTCGCGGTCTTCTACCGCACGCCCCGGCCGGTCGGCCCCACCGGTGCGGACGCCGCGGTGCCGGCGGTCGTGGGGCAGCAGGAGCAGGAGCCGGTCCGGTGA
- a CDS encoding alkene reductase — translation MDLFSPVQLGELTLPNRVVMAPLTRKRSGDAGIPGDIVVDYYAQRAGTGLIVTEGTFTSHEGRAFDGQPGIVTDDQVTAWRRVTDAVHARGGLIAMQIMHGGRVSHPDITGTDRIVAPSAVAIDATVHTRHGKQPCPVPHALTTDELPAVRDEIVTAATRALEAGMDAVELHAANGYLLHEFLSPTTNQRTDAYGGTPQARTRFVTEVVTAVADAVGPGRVGLRISPAHNIQGALETDPHDVATTYGTLVDALAPLPLAYLSILHADPAGPLTQDLRHRFAGPVVVNSGFTTATTRDEALALVAHAHGDAVAVGRPLIANPDLVDRWRTQAPENTPDPTTFYTDGPHGYTDYPALAG, via the coding sequence GTGGACCTCTTCTCCCCCGTCCAGCTCGGTGAGCTCACCCTCCCCAACCGCGTCGTCATGGCACCCCTGACCCGCAAGCGGTCAGGCGACGCCGGCATCCCCGGCGACATCGTCGTCGACTACTACGCCCAGCGCGCCGGCACCGGGCTCATCGTCACCGAGGGCACCTTCACCAGCCACGAAGGACGCGCCTTCGACGGCCAGCCCGGCATCGTCACCGACGACCAGGTCACCGCCTGGCGCCGCGTCACCGACGCCGTCCACGCCCGCGGCGGGCTCATCGCCATGCAGATCATGCACGGCGGACGCGTCAGCCACCCCGACATCACCGGCACCGACCGCATCGTCGCGCCCTCCGCCGTCGCCATCGACGCCACCGTCCACACCCGCCACGGCAAGCAGCCCTGCCCCGTGCCCCACGCCCTCACCACCGACGAGCTCCCCGCCGTCCGCGACGAGATCGTCACCGCCGCCACCCGCGCCCTCGAGGCCGGCATGGACGCCGTCGAGCTCCACGCCGCCAACGGCTACCTCCTGCACGAGTTCCTCTCCCCCACCACCAACCAGCGCACCGACGCCTACGGCGGCACCCCCCAGGCCCGCACCCGCTTCGTCACCGAGGTCGTCACCGCCGTCGCCGACGCCGTCGGCCCCGGACGCGTCGGCCTGCGCATCTCCCCCGCCCACAACATCCAGGGCGCCCTCGAGACCGACCCCCACGACGTCGCCACCACCTACGGCACCCTCGTCGACGCCCTCGCCCCCCTGCCCCTGGCCTACCTCAGCATCCTGCACGCCGACCCCGCCGGACCCCTCACCCAGGACCTGCGCCACCGCTTCGCCGGACCCGTCGTCGTCAACAGCGGCTTCACCACCGCCACCACCCGCGACGAGGCCCTCGCCCTCGTCGCCCACGCCCACGGCGACGCCGTCGCCGTCGGACGCCCCCTCATCGCCAACCCCGACCTCGTCGACCGCTGGCGCACCCAGGCCCCCGAGAACACCCCCGACCCCACGACCTTCTACACCGACGGCCCCCACGGCTACACCGACTACCCCGCGCTCGCGGGCTGA
- a CDS encoding GNAT family N-acetyltransferase produces the protein MQIRRVDEDDWPLVQDVRLRALRDAPQAFGSTIARESGFKESHWRMRVRSTPTWVALDDSGAPQGMVSLVLEPGSPADDRHVVALWVAPDRRRRGTAWALLDVVARAAAADGARTVSLWVVDDNAAAIDLYVRAGFQRTGERQPLPRDPDRTEERYVRTVAETPQATGT, from the coding sequence GTGCAGATCCGACGCGTCGACGAGGACGACTGGCCCCTGGTGCAGGACGTCCGCCTGCGCGCCCTGCGGGACGCCCCGCAGGCGTTCGGCTCGACGATCGCCCGCGAGTCGGGCTTCAAGGAGTCCCACTGGCGGATGCGGGTGCGGTCGACCCCGACGTGGGTGGCGCTCGACGACTCCGGCGCACCGCAGGGGATGGTCTCGCTGGTCCTGGAGCCGGGATCACCCGCCGACGACAGGCACGTCGTGGCGCTGTGGGTCGCACCGGACCGGCGCCGGCGGGGGACCGCCTGGGCGCTGCTCGACGTCGTCGCCCGCGCCGCGGCCGCCGACGGCGCCCGGACGGTGTCGTTGTGGGTCGTCGACGACAACGCCGCGGCGATCGACCTGTACGTGCGCGCGGGCTTCCAGCGCACGGGGGAGCGGCAGCCCCTGCCGCGCGACCCGGACCGCACCGAGGAGCGCTACGTCCGCACCGTCGCCGAGACCCCGCAGGCCACCGGCACCTGA
- a CDS encoding maleylpyruvate isomerase family mycothiol-dependent enzyme, producing the protein MPPWTTTDPLWEVVVAERARLLADLEHLTPDQWAAPSMCGRWSVEDVVAHLTAAASTGRWAWVRSIVGARFDPDVHNDRRLAEHRGPTPARTLDAFRQAVPSRVAATGDVWAWLGEVVVHGADVREPLGITTVPAPAAVEVVAAGYARRDFAVRSRTVARGLTLVADDGGFRTGDGPLVRGATLDLVLAMAGRPAAVGRLTGDGVPELAARVTPAVGAGDPSGGT; encoded by the coding sequence GTGCCGCCATGGACGACGACCGACCCGCTGTGGGAGGTGGTCGTCGCCGAGCGCGCCCGGCTGCTGGCCGACCTCGAGCACCTCACGCCCGACCAGTGGGCCGCCCCCTCGATGTGCGGGCGGTGGTCCGTCGAGGACGTCGTCGCCCACCTGACCGCGGCCGCCTCCACCGGCCGGTGGGCGTGGGTGCGCAGCATCGTCGGCGCGCGGTTCGACCCGGACGTCCACAACGACCGGCGCCTGGCCGAGCACCGCGGCCCCACCCCGGCGCGGACCCTCGACGCCTTCCGGCAGGCGGTGCCGTCCCGGGTCGCGGCGACCGGTGACGTGTGGGCGTGGCTGGGAGAGGTCGTCGTGCACGGTGCCGACGTGCGCGAGCCGCTGGGCATCACCACCGTGCCCGCGCCCGCCGCCGTCGAGGTCGTCGCCGCGGGGTACGCGCGCCGGGACTTCGCGGTGCGGTCCCGCACGGTGGCGCGCGGTCTGACGCTGGTCGCCGACGACGGCGGGTTCCGGACGGGCGACGGGCCGCTGGTGCGGGGCGCGACCCTGGACCTCGTCCTCGCGATGGCCGGTCGGCCCGCGGCCGTGGGGCGGCTGACGGGCGACGGCGTCCCGGAGCTGGCCGCACGTGTGACGCCCGCCGTGGGTGCGGGCGACCCGTCGGGCGGCACCTGA
- a CDS encoding helix-turn-helix transcriptional regulator translates to MSTTTGADDRARTFRRAELASFLRTRREAIRPQDVGLPAGGRRRTPGLRREEVAVLAQVGVSWYTWMEQGRELTVSPAILDGIARALLLSPAERSYLFEVAGAAAPTADPDARDLARLADLLDAMSGRPVYAVDRYWDVLATNALAAYVFGIEPGHNCLVTFFTDEGTARRYPFRDVAGPMMVAQFRAHAARYADDPRFRDIVEDLLARSAEFRTLWDRHVVGVTPHVDLVYDHPNLGRLSFAPTVLTPADGADLRLFVYIPKAGTPTEQALRRIV, encoded by the coding sequence GTGAGCACGACGACGGGGGCGGACGACCGGGCGCGCACGTTCCGGCGGGCGGAGCTGGCGAGCTTCCTGCGGACGCGTCGGGAGGCGATCCGTCCGCAGGACGTGGGGCTGCCGGCGGGGGGCCGGCGGCGCACGCCGGGTCTGCGGCGGGAGGAGGTCGCGGTCCTGGCCCAGGTCGGGGTGTCCTGGTACACGTGGATGGAGCAGGGGCGGGAGCTGACGGTGTCCCCTGCGATCCTGGACGGGATCGCCCGTGCGCTGCTGCTGAGCCCCGCGGAGCGGAGCTACCTGTTCGAGGTGGCCGGTGCGGCGGCGCCGACGGCGGACCCGGACGCGCGTGACCTGGCCCGGCTGGCGGACCTGCTGGACGCGATGTCGGGGCGGCCGGTGTACGCGGTCGACCGGTACTGGGACGTGCTGGCGACGAACGCGCTGGCGGCGTACGTGTTCGGGATCGAGCCGGGCCACAACTGCCTGGTGACGTTCTTCACCGACGAGGGCACGGCCCGCCGGTACCCGTTCCGGGACGTGGCGGGGCCGATGATGGTCGCGCAGTTCCGTGCGCACGCGGCCCGGTACGCGGACGACCCGCGGTTCCGGGACATCGTCGAGGACCTCCTGGCGCGGTCGGCGGAGTTCCGGACGCTGTGGGACCGGCACGTGGTGGGTGTGACCCCGCACGTCGACCTGGTGTACGATCACCCGAACCTCGGGCGGCTGAGCTTCGCGCCGACGGTCCTCACGCCGGCCGACGGGGCGGACCTGCGCCTGTTCGTGTACATCCCGAAGGCCGGGACGCCGACGGAGCAGGCGCTGCGGCGGATCGTGTGA
- a CDS encoding beta-ketoacyl-ACP synthase III: protein MPSSDRRAVLTGWGAHAPAHVVTNADLERLLDTTDEWISTRTGVCERRWADPATSTGDMAVRAGRAALDRAGVDHVDRVVLATTTPDHPCPGTAPWVAHQLGLGDVGAHDVAAVCSGFLYALGTARDAVLAGSATRVLVIGADRFTSLLDPQDRGTTVIFGDGAGAVVVEARPDDTPGDTPGALGDVVLGADGSTYDHIIVRAGGTRAPLTSSTPPPDRYFTMAGREVFTAAVHRLADVAAQAAGRAGWDVQQCDWLVAHQANRRILAAVGRALGLPPDRVVCDLDRYGNTSAASIPMALAHHADRFTTGDRIVLAAFGGGTTWGATTLTWPATTRPATADRAPTLTATTAR, encoded by the coding sequence GTGCCCTCGTCTGACCGGCGTGCGGTCCTGACCGGCTGGGGCGCGCACGCCCCGGCCCACGTCGTGACCAACGCCGACCTCGAACGGCTCCTCGACACCACCGACGAGTGGATCAGCACCCGCACCGGCGTCTGCGAGCGCCGGTGGGCCGACCCGGCGACCTCGACCGGCGACATGGCGGTGCGCGCGGGCCGCGCGGCCCTCGACCGCGCCGGCGTCGACCACGTCGACCGCGTCGTGCTGGCCACCACGACCCCGGACCACCCGTGCCCGGGCACCGCACCGTGGGTCGCGCACCAGCTCGGCCTCGGCGACGTCGGCGCCCACGACGTCGCCGCCGTGTGCTCCGGGTTCCTCTACGCCCTGGGCACCGCCCGCGACGCGGTCCTCGCCGGCTCCGCCACGCGGGTCCTCGTCATCGGCGCCGACCGGTTCACGTCCCTGCTCGACCCGCAGGACCGCGGCACCACCGTCATCTTCGGCGACGGTGCGGGCGCCGTCGTCGTCGAGGCCCGACCCGACGACACCCCGGGCGACACCCCCGGAGCCCTGGGCGACGTCGTCCTCGGCGCCGACGGGTCCACCTACGACCACATCATCGTCCGCGCCGGCGGCACCCGCGCGCCCCTGACGAGCAGCACCCCGCCGCCCGACCGGTACTTCACCATGGCCGGCCGGGAGGTCTTCACCGCCGCCGTCCACCGCCTCGCCGACGTCGCCGCCCAGGCGGCCGGTCGCGCCGGCTGGGACGTCCAGCAGTGCGACTGGCTCGTCGCCCACCAGGCCAACCGCCGCATCCTCGCCGCCGTGGGACGTGCCCTCGGCCTGCCGCCCGACCGCGTCGTGTGCGACCTCGACCGGTACGGGAACACCTCCGCCGCGTCCATCCCGATGGCCCTCGCGCACCACGCCGACCGGTTCACCACCGGCGACCGGATCGTCCTGGCGGCGTTCGGCGGCGGCACCACCTGGGGCGCGACGACCCTCACCTGGCCGGCCACCACCCGACCCGCCACCGCGGACCGGGCCCCCACGCTGACCGCCACGACCGCACGCTGA
- a CDS encoding AvrD family protein, with product MSEVTGLASRTAPGAVHRWASIDDHLGPAALRFFGEGYRRTRPQLRGLAVTHEGRTSTLSAWGAITLPDDWSVKDGEQQRPHLATTDVIALTAQAVGALVAARFDPGTAAASLVTGLDVHASDRPLEDDLGRFRVEATLETDEDQGAGTRFRATVGPLSASGELARPLAVPSLADVVTPGESTVAPPGAPYGERMTTRAQGLTDVTLDAGTVRATSTLVDAPAPAAARGLEAAAQPAYTLVDVFVATLQLGQVLLYDLDAIDRGASDTLWMRRTSVRTRAPLPGTGPVDVRATLDRARLVDRDAATWRLADVVGDIGPYTVRTAVAHRVPRPPAARRATGTTPAAPTQ from the coding sequence GTGAGCGAGGTCACGGGTCTGGCGTCACGGACCGCACCGGGCGCGGTGCACCGGTGGGCGTCCATCGACGACCACCTCGGCCCGGCGGCCCTGCGGTTCTTCGGCGAGGGGTACCGGCGCACCCGCCCGCAGCTGCGCGGCCTGGCCGTCACCCACGAGGGGCGCACGTCGACCCTGTCGGCGTGGGGCGCGATCACCCTGCCCGACGACTGGTCGGTCAAGGACGGGGAGCAGCAGCGCCCGCACCTGGCCACGACGGACGTCATCGCGCTGACCGCGCAGGCCGTCGGGGCGCTGGTCGCAGCCCGTTTCGACCCGGGCACGGCGGCGGCGTCGCTGGTCACCGGCCTGGACGTGCACGCCTCGGACCGGCCCCTGGAGGACGACCTCGGCCGGTTCCGCGTCGAGGCGACGCTCGAGACCGACGAGGACCAGGGCGCCGGGACCCGGTTCCGGGCCACGGTCGGGCCGTTGTCCGCGTCCGGAGAGCTGGCCCGCCCGCTGGCCGTGCCGTCCCTGGCGGACGTCGTGACACCGGGGGAGTCGACGGTGGCCCCGCCCGGCGCGCCCTACGGGGAGCGGATGACGACCCGCGCCCAGGGGTTGACGGACGTGACCCTCGACGCCGGGACGGTCCGCGCGACGTCGACCCTCGTCGACGCGCCCGCCCCGGCCGCGGCCCGTGGTCTGGAGGCCGCGGCCCAGCCCGCCTACACCCTCGTCGACGTGTTCGTCGCGACGCTCCAGCTCGGGCAGGTCCTGCTGTACGACCTCGACGCGATCGACCGCGGCGCCAGCGACACCCTGTGGATGCGCCGCACCAGCGTGCGCACCCGGGCGCCGCTGCCCGGGACCGGCCCGGTCGACGTCCGCGCCACCCTCGACCGCGCCCGACTCGTCGACCGCGACGCCGCGACGTGGCGCCTGGCCGACGTCGTCGGTGACATCGGCCCCTACACGGTGCGCACCGCCGTCGCGCACCGCGTCCCCCGACCCCCCGCCGCCCGACGGGCGACGGGCACCACTCCCGCAGCACCGACGCAGTGA
- a CDS encoding AAA family ATPase — translation MRLAVSGTYSTGKTLTTMALSHYTGIPRSAAMTMRELLPISVPGKTLEECTGAEILMLITRRNTERAVNESHLGDSFISDGSSLHEWIYGTVRVLVGINPSANATLENVPRTPELAFFDDVITQLGVPAKQHAKAGYDAFVRLPVEFPMVADGHRPVNERFRTLADEMIQDQVDALGIPTFTAGGTVEDRLLAITDHFDLPRVIDLDEAVARARADYAAIDTRSELERDRALV, via the coding sequence ATGAGGCTGGCCGTCTCAGGGACGTACTCGACCGGCAAGACCCTCACCACCATGGCCCTGTCCCACTACACCGGCATCCCGCGCAGCGCGGCGATGACCATGCGCGAGCTCCTGCCGATCTCGGTGCCCGGCAAGACCCTCGAGGAGTGCACGGGCGCGGAGATCCTCATGCTCATCACGCGACGCAACACCGAGCGTGCCGTGAACGAGTCCCACCTGGGTGACTCGTTCATCTCCGACGGCTCGTCCCTGCACGAGTGGATCTACGGGACCGTCCGCGTCCTCGTCGGCATCAACCCCTCCGCCAACGCGACCCTCGAGAACGTCCCGCGCACCCCCGAGCTGGCGTTCTTCGACGACGTCATCACCCAGCTCGGCGTCCCCGCGAAGCAGCACGCCAAGGCCGGGTACGACGCCTTCGTCCGCCTGCCCGTGGAGTTCCCGATGGTCGCCGACGGGCACCGCCCCGTGAACGAGCGGTTCCGCACCCTCGCCGACGAGATGATCCAGGACCAGGTCGACGCCCTCGGCATCCCGACGTTCACCGCCGGCGGCACCGTCGAGGACAGGCTCCTGGCGATCACCGACCACTTCGACCTGCCCCGCGTCATCGACCTCGACGAGGCCGTGGCCCGCGCCCGCGCCGACTACGCCGCGATCGACACCCGCAGCGAGCTCGAGCGGGACCGTGCCCTCGTCTGA
- a CDS encoding aldo/keto reductase, which produces MTTTYRQLGDSGLTVSTAGLGCNTFGATLAPEDVPAVVHAALDEGVTLFDTADVYGGTPGQSEELLGSALRGRRDDVVVATKFGLDVGGLNGADWGVRGSRRYVRRAVEGSLQRLGTDRIDLYQMHTPDPRTPVEETLAALHELVVEGKVRYVGSSNFAAWQVVEADWTARTAGTTPFVSAQNRYNLLDRGAEAELVPATEACGVGVLPYVPLASGLLTGKYRRGEAAPEGSRLTRIPQRLRTADFDRIEALAALAREWGVSLATLALGGLAAQPGVASIISGARTPEQVRENVASAGWEPSLAQLAAIDEASPGPTG; this is translated from the coding sequence ATGACCACCACCTACCGCCAGCTGGGCGACAGCGGACTCACCGTCTCGACCGCAGGACTCGGGTGCAACACGTTCGGCGCGACGCTCGCGCCCGAGGACGTGCCGGCCGTCGTGCACGCGGCCCTCGACGAGGGCGTCACGCTCTTCGACACCGCGGACGTCTACGGCGGCACGCCGGGGCAGAGCGAGGAGCTGCTGGGCAGCGCCCTGCGCGGGCGTCGCGACGACGTGGTCGTCGCGACGAAGTTCGGGCTCGACGTCGGCGGCCTCAACGGTGCCGACTGGGGCGTGCGCGGCTCGCGGCGGTACGTGCGGCGCGCGGTCGAGGGCTCGTTGCAGCGGCTCGGCACCGACCGCATCGACCTGTACCAGATGCACACGCCGGACCCGCGGACGCCCGTCGAGGAGACCCTCGCGGCGCTCCACGAGCTCGTCGTCGAGGGCAAGGTCCGCTACGTCGGCTCGTCCAACTTCGCCGCCTGGCAGGTCGTGGAGGCCGACTGGACGGCCCGGACGGCCGGCACGACGCCGTTCGTGTCCGCCCAGAACCGCTACAACCTGCTCGACCGGGGCGCGGAGGCGGAGCTCGTCCCGGCGACCGAGGCGTGCGGCGTCGGCGTGCTGCCCTACGTGCCGCTCGCCTCGGGGCTGCTCACGGGCAAGTACCGCCGGGGCGAGGCCGCGCCCGAGGGGAGCCGGCTCACGCGGATCCCGCAGCGGCTGCGCACGGCCGACTTCGACCGCATCGAGGCCCTGGCAGCCCTCGCGCGGGAGTGGGGCGTCAGCCTCGCGACGCTGGCGCTCGGCGGCCTCGCGGCCCAGCCCGGCGTCGCGTCGATCATCTCCGGCGCCCGCACCCCGGAGCAGGTGCGCGAGAACGTGGCGTCCGCGGGGTGGGAGCCGTCGCTCGCGCAGCTCGCCGCGATCGACGAGGCGTCGCCCGGCCCGACGGGCTGA